Genomic window (Drosophila ananassae strain 14024-0371.13 chromosome 3L, ASM1763931v2, whole genome shotgun sequence):
TCAGCACGATCGAGTACATAGACGAGGAACAGATGCACGAGTCTGTGCCCTCGGTGATAGAGATTCTGGCTGCCATGGCCTTGGGACCAATGCTGGCAGTTCCGGCCTCGGAACAGCCCGGCGCCATGACCCCCAGCGAAATGCATACGCTCAAGGAGCTCAGCGACTTGGCCCTCGCCGAGATTAACGCTCGCACAATGGAGCTGGCACACCACTCCCTGGATATTATCGAGGAGGAGAACACCGAACCAGTAGAAACAGATGTCACTAATCATATTTTAGAGCCTTCTGCACAAATTTCTGCGAAAGATACTGAAAACCTTGGAAATGATAATCCTATGATAACAAAAAATGATGATGAAAAAGATCCTTCTCCCGAATCTACCGCAGAAACTTCCACATCTCCTCTTACTAAGAATAATCCTGCTCCAGAATCTACAGAAATAGCAGCTGAAACACCTACTGCGACAAATCCTGCAGAACTAGCTGTGACTACATCTGTTCCTGAATTCATAAAAGTTGAAGCTGCAGCACCAGCAGAAACAATCCCAGCTCCTGTGGAAGCTCCAGTGGATaatcctgttccagaaatcgctGCAGTAGAAACTACAGCACCGGCGGAAACAATCCTAGCTCCTGTAGAAGCTCCAGTGGATaatcctgttccagaaatcgctGCAGTAGAAACAACCCCAGCTCCTGTGGAAGCTGCAGTGGATagtcctgttccagaaatcgcCGCAGTAGAAGCTGCAGCACCGCCGGAAACAATCCCAGCTCCTGTGGAACCACCAGTGGATaatcctgttccagaaatcgctGCAGTAGAAACTACAGCACCGGCGGAAACAATCCCAGCTCCTGTGGCAGCTCCAGTAGATaatcctgttccagaaatcgctGCAGTAGGAGCTGCAGCACCGCCGGAAACAGTCCCAGCTCCTGTGGAAGCTCCAGTGGATagtcctgttccagaaatcgctGCAGTAGAAGCTGCAGCACCGCCGGAAACAATCCCAGTTCCTGTGGAACCACCAGTGGATaatcctgttccagaaatcgctGCAGTAGAAACAATCCCAGCTCCTGTGGAAGCTCCAGTGGATagtcctgttccagaaatcgctGCAGTAGAAGCTGCAGCACCAACAGAAACAATCCCAGCTCCAGTGGAAGCTCCATTGGATaatcctgttccagaaatcgctGCAGTAGAAGCTGCAGCACCAACAGAAACAATTCCAGCTCCAGTGGATaatcctgttccagaaatcgctGCAGTAGAAGCTGCAGCTCTGCCGGAAACAGTCCCAGCTCCTGTGGAAGCTCTAGTGGATagtcctgttccagaaatcgctGCAGTAGAAGCTGCAGCACCAGCAGAAACAATCACAGCTCCAGTGGAAGCTCCAGTGGATagtcctgttccagaaatcgctGCAGTTAAAACTACAGCACCAGCGGAAACAATCCCAGCTCCTGTGGAAGCTCCAATGGATaatcctgttccagaaatcgctGCAGTAGAAACAATCCCAGCTCCTGTGGAAGCTCCAGTGGATagtcctgttccagaaatcgctGCAGTAGAAGCTGCAGCACCAACAGAAACAATCCCAGCTCCTGTGGAAGCACCAGTGGATaatcctgttccagaaatcgctGCAGTAGAAACTACAGCACCGGCGGAAACAATCCCAGCTCCTGTGGCAGCTCCAGTAGATaatcctgttccagaaatcgctGCAGTAGGAGCTGCAGCACCGCCGGAAACAGTCCCAGCTCCTGTGGAAGCTCCAGTGGATagtcctgttccagaaatcgctGCAGTAGAAGCTGCAGCACCGCCGGAAACAATCCCAGTTCCTGTGGAACCACCAGTGGATaatcctgttccagaaatcgctGCAGTAGAAACAATCCCAGCTCCTGTGGAAGCTCCAGTGGATagtcctgttccagaaatcgctGCAGTAGAAGCTGCAGCACCAACAGAAACAATCCCAGCTCCAGTGGAAGCTCCATTGGATaatcctgttccagaaatcgctGCAGTAGAAGCTGCAGCACCAACAGAAACAATTCCAGCTCCAGTGGATaatcctgttccagaaatcgctGCAGTAGAAACTACAGCACCGGCGGAAACAATCCCATCTCCAGTGGATaatcctgttccagaaatcgctGCAGTAGAAGCTGCAGCACCAACAGAAACAATCCCAGCTCCAGTGGATaatcctgttccagaaatcgctGCAGTAGAAACTACAGCACCGCCGGAAACAATCCCAGCTCCTGTGGAAGCTCCAGATGATagtcctgttccagaaatcgctGCAGTAGAAACTACAGCACCAGCGGAAACAATCCCAGCTCCTGTGGAAGCTCCAATGGATaatcctgttccagaaatcgctGCAGTAGAAACAATCCCAGCTCCTGTGGAAGCTCCAGTGGATagtcctgttccagaaatcgctGCAGTAGCAGCTGCAGCACCAACAGAAACAATCCCAGCTCCAGTGGATAATActgttccagaaatcgctGCAGTAGAAACTACAGCACCGGCTGAAACAATCCCAGCTCCTGTGGAAGCTCCATTGGATaatcctgttccagaaatcgctGCAGTAGAAGCTGCAGCACCAACAGAAACAATCCCAGCTCCAGTGGATaatcctgttccagaaatcgctGCAGTAGAAATTACAGCACCGGCTGAAACAATCCCAGCTCCTGTGGAAGCTCCAGTGGATagtcctgttccagaaatcgctGCAGTAGAAGCTGCAGTACCAGCAGAAACAATCTCAGCTCCTGTGGAACCACCAGTGGATaatcctgttccagaaatcgctGCAGTAGAAGCTGCAGCACCGCCGGAAGCAATCCCAGCTCCTGTGGAACCACCAGTGGATaatcctgttccagaaatcgctGCAGTAGAAGCTGCAGCACCAGCAGAAACAATCCCAGCTCCAGTGGAAGCTCCACTGGATaatcctgttccagaaatcgctGCAGTAGAAGCTGCAGCACCGCCGGAAACAATCCCAGCTCCTGTGGAACCACCAGTGGATaatcctgttccagaaatcgctGCAGTAGAAGCTGCAGCACCGCCGGAAACAATCCCAGCTCCTGTGGAACCACCAGTGGATaatcctgttccagaaatcgctGCAGTAGAAGCTGCAGCACCAGCAGAAACAATCCCAGCTCCAGTGGAAGCTCCATTGGATaatcctgttccagaaatcgctGCAGTAGAAACAATCCCAGCTCCAGTGGAAGCTCCATTGGATaatcctgttccagaaatcgctGCAGTAGAAGCTGCAGCACCAACAGAAACAATCCCAGCTCCAGTGGATaatcctgttccagaaatcgctGCAGTAGAAACTACAGCACCGCCGGAAACAATCCCAGCTCCTGTGGAAGCTCCAGATGATagtcctgttccagaaatcgctGCAGTAGAAACTACAGCACCAGCGGAAACAATCCCAGCACCTGTGGAAGCTCCAATGGATaatcctgttccagaaatcgctGCAGTAGAAACAATCCCAGCTCCTGTGGAAGCTCCAGTGGATagtcctgttccagaaatcgctGCAGTAGAAGCTGCAGCACCAACAGAAACAATCCCACCTCCAGTGGATaatcctgttccagaaatcgctGCAGTAGAAACTACAGCACCGGCTGAAACAATCCCGGCTCCTGTGGAAGCTCCAGTGAATagtcctgttccagaaatcgctGCAGTAGAAACTACAGCACCGACTGAAACAATCCCAGCTCCTGTGGAACCACCAGTGGATaatcctgttccagaaatcgctGCAGTAGAAGCTGCAGCACCGCCGGAAACAATCCCAGCTCCTGTGGAAGCTCCAGTGGATaatcctgttccagaaatcgctGCAGTAGAAGCTGCAGCACCGCCGGAAACAATCCCAGCTCCTGTGGAAGCTCCAGTGGATAATCCTGTTCCAGAAGTCGCTGCAGTAGAAACAATCCCAGCTCCTGTGGAAGCTCCAGTGGAATATACTGTTCCAGATCTCGCCGCAGTAGAAGCTGCAGCACCGCCGGAAACAATCCCAGCTCCTGTGGAAGCTCCAGTGAATagtcctgttccagaaatcggTGCAGTAGAAACAATCCCAGCTCCTGTGGAAGCTCCAGTGGATAATCCTGTTCCAGAAGTAGCTGCAGTAGAAGCTGCAGCACCAGCAGAAACAATCCCAGCTTCAGTGGAAGCTCCAGTGGATAATCCTGTTCCAAAAATCGCTGCAGTAGAAACAATCCCAGCTCCAGTGGAAGCTCCAGTGGATaatcctgttccagaaatcgctGCAGTAGAAATTACAGCACCGGCGGAAACAATTCCAGCTCCTGTGGAAGCTCCAGTGGATagtcctgttccagaaatcgctGCAGTAGAAACAATCCCAGCTCCTGTGGAAGCTCCAGTGGATAATCCTGTTCCAGAAGTATCTGCAGTAGAAGCTGCAGCACCAGCAGAAACGATCCCAGCTCCTGTGGAAGCACCAGTGGATaatcctgttccagaaatcgctGCAGTAGAAGCTGCAGCACCGCCGGAAACAATCCCAGTTCCTGTGGAACCACCAGTGGATaatcctgttccagaaatcgctGCAGTAGAAGCTGCAGCACCGCCGGAAACAATCCCAGCTCCTGTGGAAGCACCAGTGGATaatcctgttccagaaatcgctGCAGTAGAAGCTGCAGCACCAGCAGAAACAATCCCAGCTCCTGTGGAAGCTCCAGTGGATagtcctgttccagaaatcgctGCAGTAGAAGCTGCAGCACCAGCAGAAACAATCCCAGCTCCTGTGGAAGCTCCAGTGGATagtcctgttccagaaatcgctGCAGTAGAAACAATCCCAGCTCCTGTGGAAGCTCCAGTGGATagtcctgttccagaaatcgctGCAGTAGAAACAATCCCAGTTCCTGTGGAACCACCAGTGGATaatcctgttccagaaatcgctGCAGTAGAAGCTGCAGCACCGCCGGAAACAATCCCAGCTCCTGTGGAAGCACCAGTGGATaatcctgttccagaaatcgctGCAGTAGGAGCTGCAGCACCAGCAGAAACAATCCCAGCTCCAGTGGAAGCTCCATTGGATaatcctgttccagaaatcgctGCAGTAGGAGCTGCAGCACCAGCAGAAACAATCCCAGCTCCAGTGGAAGCTCCATTGGATaatcctgttccagaaatcgctACAGTAGAAACAATCCCAGCTCCTGTGGAACCACCAGTGGATaatcctgttccagaaatcgctGCAGTAGAAGCTGCAGCACCAGCAGAAACAATCCCAGCTCCAGTGGAAGCTCCAGTGGATagtcctgttccagaaatcgctGCAGTAGAAGCTGCAGCACCAGCAGAAACAATCCCAGCTCCTGTGGAAGCTCCAGTGGATagtcctgttccagaaatcgctGCAGTAGAAACAATCCTAGCTCCTGTGGAAGCTCCAGTGGATaatcctgttccagaaatcgctGCAGTAGAAACTACAGCACCGCCGGAAACAATCCCTGCTCCTGTTGAACCACCAGTGGATaatcctgttccagaaatcgctGCAGTAGAAACAATCCCAGCTCCTGTGAAAGCTCCAGTGGATaatcctgttccagaaatcgctTCAGTAGAAACTACAGCACCGGCGGAAACAATCCCAGCTCCTGTGGAAGCTCCAGTGGATaatcctgttccagaaatcgctGCAGTAGAAGCTGCAGCACCGCCGGAAACAATCCCAGTTCCTGTGGAACCACCAGTGGATaatcctgttccagaaatcgctGCAGTAGAAGCTGCAGCACCGCCGGAAACAATCCCAGCTCCTGTGGAAGCACCAGTGGATaatcctgttccagaaatcgctGCAGTAGAAGCTGCAGCACCAGCAGAAACAATCCCAGCTCCTGTGGAAGCTCCAGTGGATagtcctgttccagaaatcgctGCAGTAGGAGCTGCAGCACCAGCAGAAACAATCCCAGCTCCAGTGGAAGCTCCATTGGATaatcctgttccagaaatcgctGCAGTAGGAGCTGCAGCACCAGCAGAAACAATCCCAGCTCCAGTGGAAGCTCCATTGGATaatcctgttccagaaatcgctACAGTAGAAACAATCCCAGCTCCTGTGGAACCACCAGTGGATaatcctgttccagaaatcgctGCAGTAGAAGCTGCAGCACCAGCAGAAACAATCCCAGCTCCAGTGGAAGCTCCAGTGGATagtcctgttccagaaatcgctGCAGTAGAAGCTGCAGCACCAGCAGAAACAATCCCAGCTCCTGTGGAAGCTCCAGTGGATagtcctgttccagaaatcgctGCAGTAGAAACAATCCCAGCTCCTGTGGAAGCTCCAGTGGATaatcctgttccagaaatcgctGCAGTAGAAACTACAGCACCGCCGGAAACAATCCCTGCTCCTGTTGAACCACCAGTGGATaatcctgttccagaaatcgctGCAGTAGAAACAATCCCAGCTCCTGTGAAAGCTCCAGTGGATaatcctgttccagaaatcgctTCAGTAGAAACTACAGCACCGGCGGAAACAATCCCAGCTCCTGTGGAAGCTCCAGTGGATaatcctgttccagaaatcgctGCAGTAGAAGCTGGAGCACCGCCGAAAACAATCCCAGCTCCTGTGGAAGCTCCAGTGGATagtcctgttccagaaatcgctGCAGTAGAAACAATCCCAGCTCCTGTGGAACCACCAGTGGATaatcctgttccagaaatcgctGCAGTAGAAGCTGCAGCACCAGCAGAAACAATCCCAGCTCCAGTGGAAGCTCCAGTGGATagtcctgttccagaaatcgctGCAGTAGAAGCTGCAGCACCAGCAGAAACAATCCCAGCTCCTGTGGAAGCTCCAGTGGATAGTTctgttccagaaatcgctGCAGTAGAAACAATCCCAGCTCCTGTGGAAGCTCCAGTGGATAATCCTGTTCCAGAAGTAGCTGCAGTAGAAGCTGCAGCACCGGCGGAAACAATCCCAGCTCCTGTGGAAGCTCCAGTGGATaatcctgttccagaaatcgctGCAGTAGAAACTACAGCACCGCCGGAAACAATCCCAGCTCCTGTTGAACCACCAGTGGATAATCCTGTTCCAAAAATCGCTGCAGTAGAAACAATCCCAGCTCCTGTGGAAGCTCCAGTGGATaatcctgttccagaaatcgctTCAGTAGAAACTACAGCACCGGCGGAAACAATCCCAGCTCCTGTGGAAGCTCCAGTGGATaatcctgttccagaaatcgctGCAGTAGAAGCTGGAGCACCGCCGAAAACAATCCCAGCTCCTGTGGAAGCTCCAGTGGATagtcctgttccagaaatcgctGCAGTAGAAACAATCCCAGCTCCTGTGGAACCACCAGTGGATaatcctgttccagaaatcgctGCAGTAGAAGCTGCAGCACCAGCAGAAACAATCCCAGCTCCAGTGGAAGCTCCAGTGGATagtcctgttccagaaatcgctGCAGTAGAAGCTGCAGCACCAGCAGAAACAATCCCAGCTCCTGTGGAAGCTCCAGTGGATagtcctgttccagaaatcgctGCAGTAGAAACAATCCCAGCTCCTGTGGAAGCTCCAGTGGATAATCCTGTTCCAGAAGTAGCTGCAGTAGAAGCTGCAGCACCGGCGGAAACAATCCCAGCTCCTGTGGAAGCTCCAGTGGATaatcctgttccagaaatcgctGCAGTAGAAACTACAGCACCGCCGGAAACAATCCCAGCTCCTGTTGAACCACCAGTGGATaatcctgttccagaaatcgctGCAGTAGAAACAATCCCAGCTCCTGTGGAAGCTCCAGTGGATaatcctgttccagaaatcgctTCAGTAGAAACTACAGCACCGGCGGAAACAATCCCAGCTCCTGTGGAAGCTCCAGTGGATaatcctgttccagaaatcgctGCAGTAGAAGCTGCAGCACCGCCGGAAACAATCCCAGCTCCTGTGGAAGCTCCAGTGGATagtcctgttccagaaatcgctGCAGTAGAAGCTCCAGCACCGGCGGAAACAATCCTAGCTCCTGTGGAACCACCAGGGGATAATCCTGTTCCACAAATCGCTGCAGTAGAAGGTCCAGCACCAGCGGAAACAATTCCAAAGCCTGTGGAGGCACCCGCGGAACCAATCTCATCTCCTGTGGAAGCACCAGTGGATATTCCAGTTCCAGAAATCGCTGCACAAGAATCCGTCGCACCAGCGGAAACGATCCCAACTCCTGCGAAAGCTCCTGTGCATAGTCCTGCTTCAGAAATCTCCTCTGCAGTAGGTACTTCGGAAGCCGCCGAAACAATTTCATCTCTTGCTGTGGAATCTTCTCTGGATAATCTTCCTCTGGAACCTGGCACAGTCGATTCTGCGGCCTTGAAGTCATCTGCAGATGACCATAATATTCTACAGACTGAACTGTTGGATTCAGCTCAAGGAAGTGGGGCCTCAGAATCCACCAAGGGTGATGCTTCCATGATAGGTAAAGCATCTCAAAAGTGCCTGCGGAGACAGCCGAACATAACCGACACAATACCGAGCGAAGGAAACTTGTCCTTGAAATCCGATCCTGTGAACCTCCTGGGCACCATTTGCAAGTTTTACATAAAAGACAAACGACTGTTGGCAACGATCGAACGAAGACGTCGCCGGGCTTTGATCATGCACAAGTACCTGAGTTCCTTTGACTCCATGGATGATTCCATAGAGGATGTTGGCTGCGATAGCCATCCAAGCTTATTCCAAGAACTAAATGAAGATGGCTCAGAGCCCCAAGTAGAGATGATTCCGCCAACTGGCAGGGTAGAAACTCCACCACCTGAAGTTGATATAGAAGATGCAGTAGCTACAAGTAAGACTGAATGTGTAGAGGAATCAGATCATTCAGAAAGTTTGATAGAAATTCCGAAATTTGATAATTTTGAAACAGTTAAGACTGAAACACATTTTGTAGATGAGGTCAGTACAGAAGTTGCTAGTTTGATGGGCCAGCAGGAATCTCCTGTGAAAACTTTAGACGATAGAGTTCCAGTTAGTGACAGCTTAGCGACCATCCTTCGATGGGATAGGGCCAGTCAAACATCCTGCGATATGGCAGATGAGCTCGATAGAGACACAGAGTCCTTCATTGCGGTTAGTCTCGGTGAAATCACCTATAACTTTATCAACGACATTCTCTTCTCAGATCAATTGAGTACAGAGTCGAATCACAGCGACGAAAGTGAGCCCTCCACGGCCTGTGAGACGTTCAACGGCGAGGCCGACTCCGAGCAGGACTTTGTTAGCGAAAGGGTCTTAGTCCTGGACGAGCATCGATCCCCGAGTACTAACACAAACTCTAATCGCACCTCGCACGCCAACTTGCATCTAACTCTAACCAAAACTAACACCTCCCATTCGGCCAGTAGACGCACTAACGGAAAACTAACAAATGGTTCCCTGAGATGGTCCAGCAAATCGGTCAATGACATTGGCAGTGAACTAACCAACGGTGGTCCGAAGGTTGCGCAACCGGACGATGTTGCCGATGACGATGTTGTACTGTTGCGGCGCTTTGTGCCAGGTAACCCAGGGTTAAGGCCATAACTGTCATCACTCGGTGTTTGTTGTAACTTGATTCCTTGATTCCTTAGCCTGGCTTCACTGTCTCttctatgtgtgtgtttttgtgtttcGCCCAATAGTCAAGTGGGTCGACTAAAGTATTAACCAATAATAAAAGCGAAGAGTAATCTTTAAAAGAACATTcctttatttcaaaaatatttatttaaatacccAAGAGAAtgtaaattaatattattgtaactgaaaattgaaataaagGATATGGTTTTAAACTTAAAGCAGTTTCGATAAGAGGGGGATCGCTTTTCGATTTTCAACTTACTCGACCCACTCTCCGCTTCACGTCCTTGGAATTAAATCAAATCTAAAATATGTTTCTAGGTTCCATTGCGGAGCGGGAAGTGAAAAAGTGGTACAATGCCGTCGAGATGCCAAATAATCCATACGCACCGGAGGCCCTGAAGCAGCGCATCAGTGGCACCCAGGAGCGGTACATGGATGTGCCGAACATCAGTCCCAGTGCCGAGCAGAAAGCTCTGGCATCGGCTCTAACGGAAAGCACTGACTCTGCCTCCCCACAAACTGATTACAAGCGGTAACTTTCTTCCTTAACGTGTCCTTTCTGTTTTCTCTATAATATTCTTAACCCATAGCTATAGTCGCGATTACTATATCAACGATGCCCCCAATGGCACTCCTGGAAGTGTAAGGACTAATGCCACTGCAAGTGCATCCATCAATTCTGAGGATGCTGAGGACATTGTGATCAACGAGGTAAATCAAGAACCAGAACCACTTCCACCAACGCATGGCCAACGCATTTCAAGTAGCGCTCAGAGTAACGTTGCCGACCTCTCTCATTGGACACTATCCACGCCAGTGCGCCGTAGCAGTTCGCTTAAGTTCATTAACAGCCGCCCCGCCCACTCCCACACCCACTCCCACTCGCCGTCCCTATCCCCCACCCCGTACGCCAGCGCCTCATTAGCCTACGATCGGTCAGCTCACCTCGAACGTCCTTCCACATCGGCGTCCCATTACCGAGAATCGAGTCTAGGAATAGGAGACGACGATCATGACTTCGACGTGAGATCACATCGCTCCTGGCGCAGCAGCTACAGCTCCCTGCCCAAGCGGCACACCCAGTCCACCCTGAGTCTGCACAGCAGCGGTAGCGGGGTGTCCTTCGGCTCGTCCGCTTCGAAGAGGCGCCTGGCTGCCGGAGGTCCTTCCGCCGGTGTTCTCACTCAATTCGAGAAGCAGCTACTGCACAAGGACCTTAAGCGGAACAGCTTCCGGGCTGTGTCCACCACTTCAAAGGATTTCGTAATGAATCCGCTGTTCGAGAGCGAGCCCATCCAGGCGGGAAAGCTGG
Coding sequences:
- the LOC6496030 gene encoding titin isoform X7, which translates into the protein MAGEVPATATPSPVARNINNNDNNNNSDSSHSSKESSPVQQQLNSSVDSGIAVLEAETPTLRRRQRLQQCQRILQVLQRDRLTHQQLRDRLSKLANKKWTKEETREDQNCNVCCADLDLSSAKNYVTCCTCGKSVCRGLKCADWRPKDAKWECQLCQNSKESLAHTSSWVAEQMSFNQHKFVYPMRARSEVYIPIAGDGNDSSMQFESVSQVGQANNLDERAKIREYVEQIVAEMLGGNLDQIKVGQLSKSENYLQLFDKFHAKLSNLLINLENGLCARALKGDLPAIVNGYNNSSNGNTTNNNNNNNELADISQTRLRSLIETIIAETLRSSSLSASGAVSEISLDTRSHVSELANGNGLKRRHRTEHYFEPKIYQDLLATAVLNKIADKEGNTRLLAESTPDLSGHHIDENFNAEALSTTSGSSIEPRSDSSLTDHEIVLDNGKSQSLQAELERESVLSDYIAAHMVPLPDFSASVTESEDDVGSISSSMIADGTWEDNWLFKKKRSSATPSSIGMLVPAPKENVRAQIGDKTADEVSDLSEMGSDAEDSSLDLMRCNELNDRLLSKHLIGGQNTKLVLDELVDRTSLISHTLPEEHEPAFTETTNVLLVETTGVAPPVSPPPPPPMVFQDDSVTEEPVPAPIAAQADSEEPASLDGCTGFSTIEYIDEEQMHESVPSVIEILAAMALGPMLAVPASEQPGAMTPSEMHTLKELSDLALAEINARTMELAHHSLDIIEEENTEPVETDVTNHILEPSAQISAKDTENLGNDNPMITKNDDEKDPSPESTAETSTSPLTKNNPAPESTEIAAETPTATNPAELAVTTSVPEFIKVEAAAPAETIPAPVEAPVDNPVPEIAAVETTAPAETILAPVEAPVDNPVPEIAAVETTPAPVEAAVDSPVPEIAAVEAAAPPETIPAPVEPPVDNPVPEIAAVETTAPAETIPAPVAAPVDNPVPEIAAVGAAAPPETVPAPVEAPVDSPVPEIAAVEAAAPPETIPVPVEPPVDNPVPEIAAVETIPAPVEAPVDSPVPEIAAVEAAAPTETIPAPVEAPLDNPVPEIAAVEAAAPTETIPAPVDNPVPEIAAVEAAALPETVPAPVEALVDSPVPEIAAVEAAAPAETITAPVEAPVDSPVPEIAAVKTTAPAETIPAPVEAPMDNPVPEIAAVETIPAPVEAPVDSPVPEIAAVEAAAPTETIPAPVEAPVDNPVPEIAAVETTAPAETIPAPVAAPVDNPVPEIAAVGAAAPPETVPAPVEAPVDSPVPEIAAVEAAAPPETIPVPVEPPVDNPVPEIAAVETIPAPVEAPVDSPVPEIAAVEAAAPTETIPAPVEAPLDNPVPEIAAVEAAAPTETIPAPVDNPVPEIAAVETTAPPETIPAPVEAPDDSPVPEIAAVETTAPAETIPAPVEAPMDNPVPEIAAVETIPAPVEAPVDSPVPEIAAVAAAAPTETIPAPVDNTVPEIAAVETTAPAETIPAPVEAPLDNPVPEIAAVEAAAPTETIPAPVDNPVPEIAAVEITAPAETIPAPVEAPVDSPVPEIAAVEAAVPAETISAPVEPPVDNPVPEIAAVEAAAPPEAIPAPVEPPVDNPVPEIAAVEAAAPAETIPAPVEAPLDNPVPEIAAVEAAAPPETIPAPVEPPVDNPVPEIAAVEAAAPPETIPAPVEPPVDNPVPEIAAVEAAAPAETIPAPVEAPLDNPVPEIAAVETIPAPVEAPLDNPVPEIAAVEAAAPTETIPAPVDNPVPEIAAVETTAPPETIPAPVEAPDDSPVPEIAAVETTAPAETIPAPVEAPMDNPVPEIAAVETIPAPVEAPVDSPVPEIAAVEAAAPTETIPPPVDNPVPEIAAVETTAPAETIPAPVEAPVNSPVPEIAAVETTAPTETIPAPVEPPVDNPVPEIAAVEAAAPPETIPAPVEAPVDNPVPEIAAVEAAAPPETIPAPVEAPVDNPVPEVAAVETIPAPVEAPVEYTVPDLAAVEAAAPPETIPAPVEAPVNSPVPEIGAVETIPAPVEAPVDNPVPEVAAVEAAAPAETIPASVEAPVDNPVPKIAAVETIPAPVEAPVDNPVPEIAAVEITAPAETIPAPVEAPVDSPVPEIAAVETIPAPVEAPVDNPVPEVSAVEAAAPAETIPAPVEAPVDNPVPEIAAVEAAAPPETIPVPVEPPVDNPVPEIAAVEAAAPPETIPAPVEAPVDNPVPEIAAVEAAAPAETIPAPVEAPVDSPVPEIAAVEAAAPAETIPAPVEAPVDSPVPEIAAVETIPAPVEAPVDSPVPEIAAVETIPVPVEPPVDNPVPEIAAVEAAAPPETIPAPVEAPVDNPVPEIAAVGAAAPAETIPAPVEAPLDNPVPEIAAVGAAAPAETIPAPVEAPLDNPVPEIATVETIPAPVEPPVDNPVPEIAAVEAAAPAETIPAPVEAPVDSPVPEIAAVEAAAPAETIPAPVEAPVDSPVPEIAAVETILAPVEAPVDNPVPEIAAVETTAPPETIPAPVEPPVDNPVPEIAAVETIPAPVKAPVDNPVPEIASVETTAPAETIPAPVEAPVDNPVPEIAAVEAAAPPETIPVPVEPPVDNPVPEIAAVEAAAPPETIPAPVEAPVDNPVPEIAAVEAAAPAETIPAPVEAPVDSPVPEIAAVGAAAPAETIPAPVEAPLDNPVPEIAAVGAAAPAETIPAPVEAPLDNPVPEIATVETIPAPVEPPVDNPVPEIAAVEAAAPAETIPAPVEAPVDSPVPEIAAVEAAAPAETIPAPVEAPVDSPVPEIAAVETIPAPVEAPVDNPVPEIAAVETTAPPETIPAPVEPPVDNPVPEIAAVETIPAPVKAPVDNPVPEIASVETTAPAETIPAPVEAPVDNPVPEIAAVEAGAPPKTIPAPVEAPVDSPVPEIAAVETIPAPVEPPVDNPVPEIAAVEAAAPAETIPAPVEAPVDSPVPEIAAVEAAAPAETIPAPVEAPVDSSVPEIAAVETIPAPVEAPVDNPVPEVAAVEAAAPAETIPAPVEAPVDNPVPEIAAVETTAPPETIPAPVEPPVDNPVPKIAAVETIPAPVEAPVDNPVPEIASVETTAPAETIPAPVEAPVDNPVPEIAAVEAGAPPKTIPAPVEAPVDSPVPEIAAVETIPAPVEPPVDNPVPEIAAVEAAAPAETIPAPVEAPVDSPVPEIAAVEAAAPAETIPAPVEAPVDSPVPEIAAVETIPAPVEAPVDNPVPEVAAVEAAAPAETIPAPVEAPVDNPVPEIAAVETTAPPETIPAPVEPPVDNPVPEIAAVETIPAPVEAPVDNPVPEIASVETTAPAETIPAPVEAPVDNPVPEIAAVEAAAPPETIPAPVEAPVDSPVPEIAAVEAPAPAETILAPVEPPGDNPVPQIAAVEGPAPAETIPKPVEAPAEPISSPVEAPVDIPVPEIAAQESVAPAETIPTPAKAPVHSPASEISSAVGTSEAAETISSLAVESSLDNLPLEPGTVDSAALKSSADDHNILQTELLDSAQGSGASESTKGDASMIGSIAEREVKKWYNAVEMPNNPYAPEALKQRISGTQERYMDVPNISPSAEQKALASALTESTDSASPQTDYKRYSRDYYINDAPNGTPGSVRTNATASASINSEDAEDIVINEAQTANVAVTEQEQSEESVFKALPVQVLDESLETQSNPSLYSVQTTNTTTSDESDTVRIYDFNKQETTVIRATPAEQQPSTSTTSSMESAQSAPASVSSIDSSVSKKRERPVVLQFGPGDSAPTVGSPVSTPTRGSTPPAFRFLQPKRKLIDPSQVLSVDEDDEPDQPKTPAAEKPVIEDEVAHAMPSVKALAQAFLLTSKHTQYERRWRAKVRIAAPPDTPDKPASSLAKRHKLEHAVSMAEVADEATIASDLSSLETDPSIHSEGLPPIASPASPVPVRHGFLRSNIAFFENLKFK